ACGATGAATTTGAATGGCTTGAGGGTGTACAAAATGCAGATAGTGGTTCCTCATGCTCAATGTTGCTGAATGGGGTATTCATTTCTCATAAATATAATGCATGATGGATGTATCTTTTACGACACGGAAGCTTTAAGCTTTAGTGGAGGGCATAAATGTTGGTCTATTTTGTCTTATTAGGCATTATACGGACTAATAGGTCATGACTGCCTAGGCTTAATGGACTTATGTATACCATATGATTTTTAGCTCTTATATTCCTAGGAATGATCAGGTTCATAGAGTAGCGAAAAGCAAATCAGGAGCAGCGATAATgttaataagaaataaaagataGCATAAACGTTTGAAGTCCATCAATCACGCATTACAAGAAATATCGTAAAGTCTCTCGGTTCCCACGATAgttaagaaacaaaacgctTGATCATATGTATGCAGACTCGTGAATCCTCCGACAGTGATATACGAACACGTCCCGGAACTGCTGAACCACTGCGACATGTCACCCATGTGGAAATATCACTGTCCAAGAGTGTACCTCTTTTTTGGACGATGATGTCACAAAAACATTTAGCTGCGCACCACAAATCAAACTCGCTCGATTGGCGCCCAGCGAACGATACCCGGCCCAGCTTTACCTAACCACCGTAATGTCCACAAAACAGGACAGTAGCGTTTCATctctttccccaaaaacgtaGACCTTGCCGCAAGCCGAAGGTCATGTACACTGCTTTTGGGTTTGACATTTTTTGAGCACCCCGAGGCGGCGGTTTCGTTTGACCATCACCGGACAATGGACTCTTGCGTGACTACTGTGTCGCAGATCCTGTCCAGTTTTGGCACCTCCCAGATGATCATTGTACGCGCACGTCGAGCACGCTGCCGGAAGTGTTGTCTATTTGCCTAATTGCAATTGTATCGTCGCGCGTTTCGCATCTCCGCGTCATGTCGTGGGAATTTGTACGGGCGGTGGACAACTTCGACCAGAAGTTTATGGACAACGAATCAAGGGCGATACTCTGTTGCTATTGTAAATGTGATTTTTAAGTCGGTTTGCGCCGCAAACTGATGGTTTTTGGAGCACAGGCGGAAGAATTTATTCAATGTCCTAACGGGTAATTACAGCagcttttaaatttgaaacgtttcccaaaaaacacagGAAGTACCGTCCAACTCCAACACTATGTTTAGGTAATTACAAACCTCTGGAAGCTGGGTTTTTCAATATCTGCATACCAAGTGATGTCTACTGCAGCTGCAATTCTAATAAGCTTGACGCAAGCGGAAATCCAACCTCATAGTTATGATCACCGGTCGTAATGTTTTCAGATTCGCGTCTGATTACGAACGACCTGTGGACTGGGATGGGTTATGGCGCCTACGTTGCGTTTCGTTTCGGGTTCAAAGTTTCCTTTTTACGAGCATTTGGACACTGGTGTCCACTGTGTCCACAACTCCTGCGGTACGCAACTCCGGATGTGTGGACATGGCTTGAAGAGGGCGGATTATTTCCTTTCCGTCTGTCGCACAGCGCAACGCCACCCCGGACTGGCAGGGAGTGACTGTTTGCTGCCGTTTCTCGCTGCAAGGTCGTCCAGTTTTTATAGgactttaatatattttttttctcttcatcccAACCACCACCAGTTACCTTCTTGCTGGTTCGTAGCGAGGAGGTAGTCATTATTATTCGCTTATGGTGTGGCGTGGCGTTGGTCTTccagttttaaaacattcgcCCATTGTAGACCAACGGAAGCGGCAGAGGTATATGTGCATGGGTGGTGGAAGCTAGAGTGAGACGATGAAATGAGAGTGGTTGGAGTCTCGAGACCTAAAAGACGGGGTTTGGCAGTGGCTGTGGAAACAATCGAATCGAGACAAAACGGATGGCGATTGGGTTTGTCGACCACGGCACGATCAAGAGATGCTGTAAGGGTAGTGTGACAAGGTGCTCCAGCAGCACACCCAGGCATTTCCTTCAACGATTCTTCCTCACATCGCACAAAGCTGCAAGTAATGGTGTGGTGCGTTTTTTAATCGACCGCATTAAACGAGAGCAAAATGGCAGTAAAAGTGCGAAAGAGATCGATCACGGATATCAGTCGCGTAGAGGACAACTAACTAGCGATCGCGTTATGGTCGATACGGGCATAGATCGATATGTTCCTCCACTTGACAACGCCCTAGTTCATTATATATTCAGTAATTCTAGAACATTATTATGGCAtgtatttgcatgaaacttgAAATGAATTAGTTCTCTCAAAATTTTGAACATCTCAGATTATTCATTAGGAAAGCCATAAAGAATCGAATCCCAATCAATAATGGAGCGATTCACGCAAATACTAATACTAATGTCATCTTGGACGGATAATTTTAATGAGCTACATTTAACTGCTCTACCAAAGAAAAATATGTCCGTAAATACAAGGTCATAAAATGGAAGGTCCATCCCACACGCGACGTCGATTAGAAGTTGACAGTATATGCTAATGTTTTAATCAGACTATCGCACGGAGCACACCCACCGTGACGCCTGTAATAAAATGGCGACTAGTTGTTAAGCGCGACAAAAGGTCGAACAGTAATCACGATCGATTATCATACCGAAGAAATAACTAACTAGAAAGTGTGGCTCGCCGTACATTCTTGATAAGAAAACGGTATGAGTAAGAACCACCCAAGAATTGAGGATATATTGAGGTCTGTTGACAGATATCAAATTATTTCTTCGAGTCTCTCTCCATGATCTTGCAAatgacaaacacaaaaactctTCAGTCTGTCGTCTAATGTGGCTGACCTCAGCTACGATAAAACCAACAACCACCGTTACTAAAGCAATACCTCGCAGACTAATCAAACTCCGAAGTCCAGTAGTTAGGTTTCATGAGTCCAAAAGGGGCCACCATTAATTACTGGCACCATAGTTCTTCGTTTTGAGATCCACACAGCTCCGAACAAGGAACTACCGTACGTAGATTTGAATATCTATCAATTCGCATCAACATGCCTGTTTCCTTCGCTTGCTGGACggaagaaaaattagaaatgtaaatatttttgtttacaacattCACCTCCGGAAACTGCAGACGATCTGTTGATTACTTTAGAATTCTTTGCCGTCCTACCTCAAGATCTATCTTCTTGGACCCACCGTTACCGTTGTGTGGTGCAAGGTTCTAAGCTGGATTCTGCATAATTTACAACGAGCAAACGCCAGATTCGACTACAGAACGCTACCCGCGAACGCGACATCGGAACACGGTTTGTCCATTTCGTTCTGGTTCTTTACACTTCCCGATCGCGACTTCCGATGAGCCGCTGACCGGTGGTCACTCGCGCTTCGTTGGAGACATTCAAATATTGAAACCTCCAGAACGGGGGTTTTCCGTTAGGTTCCTCTTGTTAACATACCGCTGGAACTTGTGAATGTTTGGTGCATGCAGTTTTCGTCGCGATGAGTTGAACGGTCTTTGACTCATTAGCACACTTGTTACGATGATAAGCGATTTGCCTAGAATGGGTAGTAGAATGCAATCGCAGCCATGCGAACGGTGGTGCATAAATTGGATAAATGCAGAAGACGCTGCAGTCATCACCAACCGAACTTAAGATGGTGTGTTTTATGCAATTTCTAATGTACATCCTGTAACGGTAAATACTAGCAAAGTGCTCCTCAAgaactttttctttgttttattgtcTATTCTTTTAATCTATCTATCCTCAATTCTTTCCTAATATTCCTCAAACGATCTGGTTGCCTattcaaaacattccaaaaccATCCTTCCAGCGTCTGAAGAAGCGATCCCTTCTATTTTTTGCGCAACGCACAAACCGACATGGCCTGACATGCCAATTTGTTCCAAATGTCAGCGTCGCTAAAATTCATGTTCCGAAAATCGGTTGGCCATGGATCAGTATGCCCCGCGCGCATCCCTTCACCAGCGGATGACTAAATGCATTAATTTTTCTAGTGTTTCGAAAAATGGGACGAAGTTTTCCCCTTCGCAATTACCATTTGTATGCACTTTGGGGTTCTTTTCGATAGCAACGAACAAACGGAGCGGGCAAAATTTCGCACACCAGCCTTTTTGGAGGCTGGGTAGGGAGGGTTCTTTCTAGCTGCGGGCAAACAACACTCCCAACATGCTATTGAGAGCTCGCTGCTCCGTCAACGCCTACCAAAAGTGGCGTTCTTCGGGGTGCCATTATAGAAGCGGGCCTAACCCAACACTCGAGATCTTGTTTGCGTCTTTTAAAGAGTGGCTCGATCTCATTCCATCCCAATATGCCTGTCGAAATGTAGTCCATAATGCAGTGGCAAATACAGTCCCTTGTGGTTCAATCGATTGAGAAGCTTATTAGCTACACCTTCGTACGCCGCATGTGCGACCATAGTAAAGAGGTCCTGCGTGTACTCCTGAGCTAGCCATATACGCTGCCCTCCAAGTCTGCGGTTTAAAGTCCAAGTCCGCCCAACCCATTCACAATTGCACCCATTGGCAACAGGGGCAGGAAAGACTTCAATGCGCATGAAAACACGAGCTGCCGCATATTCCGCTTCTTTGCAACATTCAGCAAGGGTCACAAATGCACACAGGGGTAGGACTTGTGGAGGTGAAAGTGAAATTGCAAACCTCCCTCCCGAAACAAGAACGCGCATGGCTTGGGCCCCACGCCACATTCGTGATGTCGTAACGGGTTCGGAGCTAGTGCGCCATGTCTATTTCGGAATGATTCATGTTTGCCATTCTAGGAGCGAGCAACCGAACCAACGCTCTGAACTGGACGCTGTTGGttcaaaatggaaaataaatacctAACagtgaggaaagaaaaactggACCAATGTAGACTTTGAACTAATGGATAAAAACGCCGAGGTGGAATGAAACACCTTAGCAATTGCAATTGCACAATCGGACCAGCAGCCCAGTGCTGTACGAGCACGAGCCATATAGGACTGAGGCTCCCTCTTGTATACAACGGTTgggtttcacttttcttcgcACGCCTTCCACGGTACCGTACGACAAAGCAGCAACATGACTAGAGCAAAAAGCTATAAAGCTCTATTGTGTTCGCATTAGGTTTGCGAATTTCTGTTCGAATAATTTCATAAACATGAACAAACACTTTACGGCAAATCGTCGCACCATGAACCCATTTGGCCAATGTAGTTCACAATGGAGTTCGCGCATCAATTTCTACATTTACTGACAACTAAATTCAACTCCATTCTAATCGACAATCTTttcattctctttctttccacCAGGATTGGCCTGTGCGGATTTGACAATCCGATGCGCGATCACAAAACCGAAGAAGTCAAGCGACATGTCGGACAGGTAAGGGGCAACTCCAGCAACCGAAATGAAGTTGAAAGTTATTTAGATCTTGGATGGGCCCTCCAAAAAATACCAAGGTTTTTAAAGGCTGCACCGAACGACTGATTTTTAGCGGCACGATTCGGTTACTTCCCGGCGAAAGGAACATCGTCATGAGCGTATCCTTCGAGGACGGGCTTCATCATCTGGCTGCTGATTTGATGAAATCTTCCTCAAAGGGGGGACCTATAAGTATGCCTCCGAATAATGGCTACGTCGAAGCGCCCGGAGCTAAAAACCGTTGGACCCTCGAGCACAGGGTGTTTCGTCGTCGGAGGCCTTTCGATCGTTGATGCCCTTCCATCGAGCGTGTACAACTTCCGATCATCGCAACATTTCTGCTAATCTCTTACTGGTAGCAGCTAAACATCTAGTACCATCCCATAAAGATCATCGAAGAATGATCACGTTCGCACGACTTGGGACCTAAGCGATGTCTAACAGCGGATCATCTTCAACGCGCGAGGTTGAACCAACCCACTTCGTTCGAAAGTGAAAAGATCATTGGATGATCTTTTACGAAATATCAAGGCTATCGACGTTGCTCCGGATATGCGAACAAAAAGAAGCATTCGGGTTTGATAACTTCTGCTCCAAACTAAGCACGATACAGCCACCAATGTAGGAGCCGTGCGTGATCAGCTTTCTTTACCGGCCCATCGACCTGCAACACCAGAAGGTCAACTGTTGAGCCGGTCAGTTCCGGCATTCATCTTCGCGCCCCGGTATCGAATCCATCTGGTAAGGGCACAGATGCAAAAGGGCAACAGGCGTGCTACGTGTTGATCGATTTATTGCCGGCCACGCTGAACCGTTTTGTTGGTACAACACCTTTTGCACCTTTGTTGGTAATTTTGAACGAAACGGAAGAAACCGTATTAAATCACGTCCAGTGAAACCGGagcgaaagaaacaatttcccGACCCGGTTTTAGCTTCCGGTATTTTTTTGACAtgataatgtttattttctttcaccacCATTCAACATCGTTTCAATTTAGCATGTTGATTAACGGTTTGAAGAATGGtttggtaaaaatatttctaaatgtTGAACCTATTTTGACACGACGGTTGGGTTTGCGTAATCCGCGAAGATCCTTGCCATTTCTAGTGTGCTCTGCGTCTTTGTACAGCAATTCATAAAGCTTCAGCTGGCTTAAAAGAAGTCATATTTATGGCCATTATCTCTACAGCACAGAGGGGAAAAACGACGAACAACCGTCAGTGATTCATCCGCCTGCCATTCGATTCTACACCGCTCACACAGATATGGTTGTTTTATGGGCAGTTGCCTCGTTTCGCATTAATGTTACACAAAATATGGTAAACACGATGTTCACGCTTGTTAAAGACCACACGGGACAAGCGTACAACATTAAAAGCTTACCATCTGGCTAGCCAACGCCACACATCATTGTTCCAAAACAAATGAGCAACACCGAAGACTAGATCCGAGAGTAGGCCCGCTAAGGGACAATCTTGTAATCATCTGCTCAGTGAAGTTGGCGCTTCTTCACAGTATGTCTTCGTCCACCGTTGAAGTTCCCCCTCGGCTCAAAGAAGCCATAAAACAACAGCCACACATAGCGAAAGATTGCCGGTTGGAAAGAGAATGGAGCTGTAGCAATTTATGCGGACCTCGGATGAACGGTCATCGATCATTCCGGAAGCTCCCCTCGGAGTCACATAACCAACTCACAGCGAACCCATCAAACCATATGTTTTCGAGCGGGGGTTTTGTTTCCCCAAACCCAACAAGAACGCGTTCACTTTCCTTCGCTGGTCGGAATCCCCTTCAACGCACAGAACTGGTTCAGAGGGTTCGAGCGAATCGTGATGAACTTGTTCGGAGACACTTACCACCTTTGCTTAGCATGGGTTCGTAGAATGTATTCTTCAACGATATTTCTCTCGCTGGCAATTGCATGGTAGATGATCGTACCGAATGCCGACAGTGTGGCTGATGCACGCATGTGAAGAAGAACCGTCAAGGTCGTCAATTGATATTTAGCGTTCCCGCAACACAGTGGTCAATCGATGAATCGGACACAGCGTATGTGTAcggacagacacacacaaacattaatGGCGATTTCTTCGAGAGTTTCGTTCCTTCGTTATGCTGTGCCGGACCACTGCTAGACTGATGTTTAAAAGGCAAAATCAAAGTCTCGATAAATACAGTAAGAGCAAGGTTGAAGATGTAATTTTTGTAGTTAATGCAGTTAAACAAATAGGGCACATATGTGTACCCTACTGCTCATATGAATAGAATGGGTGCGAATGTGATTGATGATTGATGGAAAATAGGAAAGATCTTCCATCTACTTGTGCTACTGCGATACTCCTTCAATGGATAACTCATCGGTTTTAAACGATCTTGCACCATTAATCACACGTATATCTGCCGGTGTCATCATGAATTCTAGATTCTTGACTCAACTGCTCGGAGACTAGGATCAGCAGAATTTGTACAAATCTTTCCGTACCTAAATGCAAAGATCTTGGAGCAAATTCACACGACGGAAACGCATAAAGATGATTGCATACTTCCTGGTTCAGGTAATTTGACGCCTTATCGCCCTTTGCAACACGCAAAGTACGCCGACCAGACCGTACAAGGAAACTTACCGCAAGCATGGCAGATAATTGGAGTAATGCATTCTTCCATCCAAAGGTCTGGATGTTGGGCCGTATGCTGATCCAACAGCTGTGGCGAACGGAGTGACATCGAGTCAGGTTTAATCGTTACCATCATCTACAGATGTATACATGCCGCGTGGTAACAACGACATGCCCATTCCTCGTTTCCTTGAGGAATTATTTCAAGTGCAATTGCTTTCAACGATCAATTATGTGTCCCCCAATACACATGCTCAAATTCTCTGACATTTTCGAGATCCGGATTCTGACTTCTTGCCATTAACGTATTTGCAGGGTGTCAAGATCAAGATGGACGACGCAGGCAACATTCTCATCAGACGCTACTCAAAGAGCAACGTGTACGTGAAGAGCACGGCCAGCCAGCCGAATGAGGAGACGGCCATCGGTGCGGACATTCTCAAGCTGCCCGGTCAGGCTATAGAGAGTGAAAAGATTGTAAAGGTAAGGCTGGACACGACACAGGTCCCGTAACCACTAGCACACAGCTACCTACTGACCTCTTTCGCCGCTTTCTTccatatacacacaaacacagctgTTCGACATGAAGAAGTTCCAGTCGAACGTGAACCGTGAGCTGCGCCGTGCCTATCCGGATCGCAGACGTCTCGAGACGCAGTGTCTGTCGGCGATTGCATTCGTCAAGTCGGAGAACGACATCCTCGATTGCCCGATGTGGGTACTGATCATCAATGTGGTTGCAATGGATATGCTGAAGAGTAAACTACCTCCCGGTAAGTCACAACACACTTCCCCGCACCGAATACACTAGCCTTCCTTTCGAACTCGACGTTCTATTTTTGCGCGACGATTGACGAAATTATGACTGTTTGATTTGACATTTGAAGCAAAGGTGTGTTAGCTTACGAGGCAACAGAGAGACAGGAGGATAAGAACCAATTTGAAGCTGAATTGGAATAGCGTGAAACCCTTTCGGCGATAGGGGGAAAACACTTTCAACAGCAGTACGTACCATTGTTTGAGTGCCGAGTTCCCTCTTCGTATCCCTACCGAAGAACTTCCTGATGACCGATAAGCTCGATCCTAACCTAACAAATGTCAGCCAGTTGCGTAAAGCTGCAGAATTTAAGCAAAGAAGAGAATGTTTCTGTCTACTGCAGCGAGCCGAGAGCCACAATCGGTTTCCCGCTACAAGAATAGACGGCGTTTGTCAGGTGAATggcaacaaagaaaatgtcTGAGTGGAGTTCCTCGATGGAGCAACCACCAGTTCTGGGAACTTTGGATCTTGGTCTTTGGACTGTGGAGCCGTCCGTTCCTGAAAGCTACCCTTAGGCGCTGgtattttgcttaatttttatGGAAATTAGCACACGGTTACCAACCATCGAACGCATTGGTAATATTCTGCCGTTAGTTATTTGTCCCATTGTGTGGTCCAATTGATTGCCGGCCGGTTGATAGTTCGCGGCAACTGGCAAGCAATTGAAAGTGCATGCCTTGTCCATAAATAATATCTCTCCCAACCAAGCTCACCTTTTGGTCAGATTTTGTGCGTTTTACTTCTGTGTCGGTCGTGTTGCCATTTTGATAGACGCGACAAAGGGCGGTGGAATTGTGGTGTTACGTTTTATATTTAATGCAAATGAGATCGAGGAAAGTGTACGATAACAGCACATAGTGAAATTTGTTCGATACCATTTAGGACCTCGCTTAGGCGATTGTTTTAAACAGTCAATTGGACATTCAAGGGCAGGTTTTGTAAAAGTGATGTTGAATGCGTTACTTCTTAATAGAAACAAAAGTGCATCCACAACGATGAAAGAGAAATGCGGATTATACCAAGAACTTAACAAAGAAATTTGcattgaaaatgtaaacaggTTTTTAACCTTACATACTGTCTGATGTTGCCGTTTTCCTCAGGACATTTGATCAGATATAACAGGATATCAtttgtttaaaagaaaacataacctTTAAAGTTCTGCTGTAATTCGTTTGTGTAACTGCAAGTGATTTTCGCTGATCTGATCTGATTAAACGCGATACCTTAACGATACGAAATCACAGTTTGTTTTAATAGGACAACACAAGCTTTCCCTCCACAGCATTGGTACTTAGCAATCCTCTCCCAGCAATAACTGTATACTATCTAACTTTTGCTATCCACATGCTTTGCTCGTTAACGATCGCGTTGTCATTTGTTGAGGAAACGAAACACGGGTTTTTTCGCACTCTCTGCACATTGGCTGTGGACAGAGTTTCGTGTTCTGGGAACAGAGTTACAGAGTGGAGCAATGTGGAGCTCACAGACACAATTAATTTTCGACATGTTCTACGCGATCGATCGGACAATTGTTGTCATCGTGGTTTGCTGCTTTTATTTCGTGATTCTTCCGTACTCCATCCACACACTAGGTCACGTGGAGGTGGTAAACACGGAACAGTCTTCGGGACATTAAAGAACCGAAAAGAATAGAAgagtttttttggtctttcaAACGTTCTTTCCAATCGGTCCGTTCAATCTGTGCCTTAGATCCTCAACACCAACACTGAACCTGATAACGGAAAAAGAATGTTGGGCCATTGAAAACCAGGTTCACCATTACCCCGGCGGTCTGGTTCACTGGAGGAAAGCTGGTTAGAAGACCCGTTAGAACACACGTTCAGCACAGCCAGAAAGCTTAATGGAGCAAGTCATATTTTGTCACTAGAACAATAGACACACGTTTCACCGGGCCCGCTTCTGACTTCTGAAACGATAGAAAGAACATAGATAGAACATTAAATCCAGCTTCACATACGTCGCAGCAAGAATCGCATTATGAATTATCGTCACGTTTACTGGCCGCTTTTGGGGGGGGatgaacaaacacaaaacccaccCAGCAGTAACCACCGGTTACTGTTCCCGTACCGGAAGGCCCTGGTGGCAATCGATGTTTCACAAATGGAATGTCAAACGGTGAAGAATCCGTTTTggcgctctttctctctgtctcagTATTCCTTCGTACTTCTTACCTGAGAGTGTTTCACTGTAGGACAAATAAATCACGCTTCCAATTGTTactgaaaacgaaaaaaaaacaaacacatcccAATGAACCGCTTGAGTTGAAATATTGAAGGAATTTGAAGGAGTCTTTCGCCTTTTTCTCGGAGAACTTGAAGGAAGTTTCTGTTCGCATGTTCGCCGGACTGTTGAAACGTTCATGTTGTTATGTACATTTTATGAACTCCAGACATTGCATTCGGTTTGATGCAAACGGAAGCAACATTTGTGCTTGATTTGACAAACCTTCGGAGGTTTGAGATGCGTGTCAAAAGAGAggagaaattaaaattgtatcCACCATTATGGTAGAACGACCCCATATGGGCGGAACCTGCTTCTTTTCCTTTGTTGTTCATCGCACAATTTCGAGTTGCTGCGATGATCGATGGACAAACTTTCCTGAGTGAAACTCTTCCATTAGCTCTGCCAAAGACGTCCAAAAATCAAATGTTTGCATTCCGACATACCGAAGTTACTGTACGGAAATTAAAATGCCTTGTCATGTGCGGTGGTGCGCATTGGTATTTGTCTTTGAGCGTAAGTCTTTGCTGTAAGAGCGTACTGGGAGTTAagcaaaaattgataaaaaaatatgcaacttgttttttttcctacttttatTTGATTCCATTGGGTAATGTTTGGGACATCAACCCGTTTGCTCCAGCGTTCTGATGTTACAAAGCATCTGGATTTCGCTCCTTTTGCCTCTTAATGTCAAATAGCagttattttcattatttcatttctcaACATAACACTAAACACTCCCAATCCGGACACACCGACCAATGGATGTCCGCTAGCAATCGTGATTTAATTGTACCAATAATTAATCTTGTAGCCTTTTTCCTCCCTCCCGCCCGACTTCCCACCTCCATCTACGGTGCAGTCCAACGTCCGGTTGACATTAAGAACCGTCCAAGAATTCCGATACCTGACGAAGATCCGTACAGTGTGGCCGGCAACGGAGGCGGCAGCTCCGGTAGTTCCGGTTTCGGGGCCAGCGGGTCCGGCATGGTTGCGGCAAGCCGGGAACATTTGATGCAGCCGGCGCAACCGATGGGCGGCCAGCGGCGCAGCGAGAAACCGCCGAAACTACCTCCACGTGACAATCTGTACGCAACGCATGAAATTGGCAAGGTACGTCACGATGTCACGCAACTGGAAGGAATATCTTGCACTAATGCAGTATTTTTCTCTCACTAGCCGGATTATGATGATATCGAGGATGAGAATCGTGTGAAGCTGCCACGGGGTAAATCAGACAAGGGCAAAGATAACAAGAAGTATGGTAAGTAGTGATGCCACGGGAGACATGGTGGAGCACTCGTGTGTGCCGATCGTACCACTAACTGGAAACTGGACCCGTTCTTCCGTAGATGATCCGTACTACTGTGGACTGCGTGCTCGTGTGCCAAACTTTGTCAAGTCGTCCAAGTCGTCGAAggagaacaacaacaatggcCCGAATGCGGCCGTCGGTGGTAGCAAGGAAACGGTGGCATCGAA
The DNA window shown above is from Anopheles funestus chromosome 3RL, idAnoFuneDA-416_04, whole genome shotgun sequence and carries:
- the LOC125768126 gene encoding uncharacterized protein LOC125768126 isoform X1, encoding MVMSLYRTIKGHTGTYKRRKNRELERSLGSLEATLPREMVSRRKILSRSRDDLNLDQSYITQEEEEDVWYQKEKLYKEHIQEVLDKWTQIDDEIWAKVIVFERNRRVAKAYARAPVLTINGSDDGFDGMRIGLCGFDNPMRDHKTEEVKRHVGQGVKIKMDDAGNILIRRYSKSNVYVKSTASQPNEETAIGADILKLPGQAIESEKIVKLFDMKKFQSNVNRELRRAYPDRRRLETQCLSAIAFVKSENDILDCPMWVLIINVVAMDMLKSKLPPAFFLPPARLPTSIYGAVQRPVDIKNRPRIPIPDEDPYSVAGNGGGSSGSSGFGASGSGMVAASREHLMQPAQPMGGQRRSEKPPKLPPRDNLYATHEIGKPDYDDIEDENRVKLPRGKSDKGKDNKKYDDPYYCGLRARVPNFVKSSKSSKENNNNGPNAAVGGSKETVASKRLSIAHLQHPTSLQSLHQLHQMHPHHNLMAAHQHHQQLMWHARSYESGIDTDVVESPYSHMYGRVPLPTRGYIPAPRAMYIGEWD
- the LOC125768126 gene encoding uncharacterized protein LOC125768126 isoform X2 → MVMSLYRTIKGHTGTYKRRKNRELERSLGSLEATLPREMVSRRKILSRSRDDLNLDQSYITQEEEEDVWYQKEKLYKEHIQEVLDKWTQIDDEIWAKVIVFERNRRVAKAYARAPVLTINGSDDGFDGMRIGLCGFDNPMRDHKTEEVKRHVGQGVKIKMDDAGNILIRRYSKSNVYVKSTASQPNEETAIGADILKLPGQAIESEKIVKLFDMKKFQSNVNRELRRAYPDRRRLETQCLSAIAFVKSENDILDCPMWVLIINVVAMDMLKSKLPPVQRPVDIKNRPRIPIPDEDPYSVAGNGGGSSGSSGFGASGSGMVAASREHLMQPAQPMGGQRRSEKPPKLPPRDNLYATHEIGKPDYDDIEDENRVKLPRGKSDKGKDNKKYDDPYYCGLRARVPNFVKSSKSSKENNNNGPNAAVGGSKETVASKRLSIAHLQHPTSLQSLHQLHQMHPHHNLMAAHQHHQQLMWHARSYESGIDTDVVESPYSHMYGRVPLPTRGYIPAPRAMYIGEWD
- the LOC125768126 gene encoding uncharacterized protein LOC125768126 isoform X3, whose amino-acid sequence is MVSRRKILSRSRDDLNLDQSYITQEEEEDVWYQKEKLYKEHIQEVLDKWTQIDDEIWAKVIVFERNRRVAKAYARAPVLTINGSDDGFDGMRIGLCGFDNPMRDHKTEEVKRHVGQGVKIKMDDAGNILIRRYSKSNVYVKSTASQPNEETAIGADILKLPGQAIESEKIVKLFDMKKFQSNVNRELRRAYPDRRRLETQCLSAIAFVKSENDILDCPMWVLIINVVAMDMLKSKLPPAFFLPPARLPTSIYGAVQRPVDIKNRPRIPIPDEDPYSVAGNGGGSSGSSGFGASGSGMVAASREHLMQPAQPMGGQRRSEKPPKLPPRDNLYATHEIGKPDYDDIEDENRVKLPRGKSDKGKDNKKYDDPYYCGLRARVPNFVKSSKSSKENNNNGPNAAVGGSKETVASKRLSIAHLQHPTSLQSLHQLHQMHPHHNLMAAHQHHQQLMWHARSYESGIDTDVVESPYSHMYGRVPLPTRGYIPAPRAMYIGEWD